From the Coffea eugenioides isolate CCC68of chromosome 1, Ceug_1.0, whole genome shotgun sequence genome, the window GCCTGCTATGACAATGCCATCCACTAACGAAAATCCACTTACCAAATCAAATTCTCTCCTGCTGAAAAAGTTACCCCCAACACGCAAATGCTTCCAAACATTCCTTTTTTCTAACCTCAATGCCTCCGTACTCACTCCTAACGAGCTACCAAAGTGCATGTCAAAGGTTATAGGACAAAAAATACAAATGTGCTTACATTTGCAATATATATTTTGTAACCCTGTTAAGAATTCAAAAACAAGCACGGTCAGCTAAATAATTTCTCTGTACAACAAAtctatttttaaataaatgCTTGATGTCCTCTCAACCTGGGCATACTTACAACGTACCACCGTGAACATCTCCTAGTTTTGACAAATCCATAATGAAGTTGTACTAGATTTTGAAATGTTCTAAAATATGTTTCTTACATTCGCACATCATGGTGAAGCAAGTTGGATTTGGACTTTTAACTGCTTCAGGCCCAATTATCAAATACCAAGTTGCTTTAATATGTATAGTAATATGTATAGTCTTCTATTACCCAAAAAGTAAAATATTGATTCTGGATTTAGGCCCAATTATCAAATACCACATTACTCTAATATGTATCGTCTTCtactatatatataaaaaaaaacatacgCCAAAAGATCAAATACtgtaaaactaataaactattatagtataaatgaaaatattAGAGAAAGAAATAGAGCAATGGAAAATGATATTCTTATATTCCAACAAAATATAAAAGTCATTCCAaagggtgtcaatgtacctccatctataggtactacaagattaaagaaacatcaatcctattaaacacccactattacaaaaatatgaagaaaCTTATGAAACGAtttctccactacatgaatagatttatggattgtaatTTCTATATATAATGTagccatatttttttttttaaaatttcggcagagtttccccttaaaAAAGGATGAAACTCTGCCATCAATCCACAATTTGACAATAAATTTACAACCTAGTGAAAGTTTAAGCATTTAAAATTGAAACTAAGATTAAATCTTCCGTTTTCCATATCAGGATGTCTTCCAGTGAATCTGAAGGATGATCTTTGAAGATCAGCGGTCAATCTTCCCCCCTTGATGTCCTTTTAACAACCATTTTCACCTCCATTGGCCTTTTCTGCTTCTTATTCCCATTCATGCCGGACACCGTGTACGAAACGTGAGAAATCCTAATCGATCTAATCTAATAGCCCCCCTGACCAATTGCGGCAATTCTGAGAATGTATTAAACACATGACCTGCGCTGGAGTCAGCACCAAAAATTTGCTAGACAATCTACCGGTGCGTTTGCTTCCCTGTAGCAGTGTGTGATCGATTTGAAATACTGCTTGAACATCATCAACTCATCCAGATCTCTCTGTAGACGCCAAGGACAAGCACTAGTACCTTGAACAATCTGAACCAGGTTGAGAGAGTCCGCCTCTAAGTATAACTTCAAGCACCCTTGAATCACACAATGTCTAACGCCCCATAGCAACGCTTGAAGTTCCGCCTGCAAGCTGGTTATCACCCCGAAGGGCTCCACGTAGGCGAATACAAAATTTCCTCGACTATCCCGCACAATCCCACCCCCCACTCCTTCCTGGGTTCTCCCGAGAACATCCATCTGAATTCAACTTATAGCCTCCACGCGGAATTACCCAGTAAACTGGCCTAATAACCATCCGCCTTTGATGACTACCCAACTCGAGAAGCAATCCTTCCCATGTAGGGGCAAAACACTGCACCCCCGGAAACCGTGACTGAAGGAAATCATGCAGAAACTGAACAATCCGAGTCACCGTAGCCCCGATCCTCAACTTCCGATCTTCAAACACCCCTTCATTCCTAGCCTTCGGCAAAACCCAACATACCACTGAAGGAAGTATATTCTGCAAAAACTTTACACGGTCATTAGTCCCCCTCCTTAACCAGCAAGACCACACCATGTGACGCACCATATGCACCCCACTAAACTCACCAGCAATACTCTCGAAGTGACGCCAGACCAATCGTGCCCCTTTTCCTGAGCAAAACACATGATTCAAGTCCTCCTCTTGGGGATTTTGACAACACAAGCATCTAGATAGGCCACAAACCCCAAACCTCTTTAGGCGATCCATCAGAGGGAGCCTTCCCCTGTAGTAGTCGCAGCATAAAGAAAGAAACCTTGACTGGAAGACCCTGCTGCCATATACGGCCAAAAAGCCAAGAGCTATCATTGGATTGACGGATCAATGAGTAAGCCGATGCAGTGGAAAAAACACCCGAGTTCGTCAATGCCCATACCATTATATCATTGCCCCTATCGGTAGGTGGGTCAATCTCCAAAACCTGCCTAACCAATTCTCCATCCAAGAATTGATGGAGCATGTCCACATTCCAGGCCCGCCGATCTACAAAATCAACCACCGAATGATCATGGAAAACCTCCACCTTGTCGCAAAGCGCACCTGACCCCATCCAATTGTCATGCCAAAAATCCAAAGCGCCCTCCCGAACTACCCAGCTAATATTCTCCTTCCCAAAACGCTGCATTGTGACCATCCTCTGCCAAGCTTGGGATCCCCGAAGCCCAATATCAGTAAGACAAGGGTGCTGGCCTGCGCAATACTTCTGGGACATAAACTTTGCCCATAATAATTATTGTTGCCGAAATTTCCACCAGAGTTTAATGGAAAATGAGTCGTAGACCTGCTTCAACCCCCGCAGGCCTACACCCCCTTCATCCTTCGGCCGACACAGATCTGCCCAACGTATCCAATGGAACTTGTCCCCGGAATTCGAAGATCCGCACAAGAACTTGGCGAACAATTTCTCTATGACCATCAACATCCTTTTTGGAGGAGACGCGGCTGCCATCAAGTGAATTGGCATAGAGGCTAACACGCTCTAAATCAACACCATCCTGCCCCCTGGCGATAAAATCTGGTTCTTCCAACTCAAAATCCGATTCGCCACCGCATTGTATGTATCCGTATAGTAAACCTTCTTGCTCCTTCCGGTATACAAGGGACAACCAAGGTACCGTATCGGAAAGGCTCGTTTATTATACCTCAGTATTTGGTTAACAACCGCTGCCCTCTGAAATGGTGCCCGTGGATGAGTAAGGAAACAACTCTTCTGAGGGTTGATTCGCTGACCTGATGCCTCACTATAATCATCCAGAACCCGTTTAATCAGACGTAGGGATGACTTGCCCCCACTGGAAAAGATAATCACGTCATCGGCCAATGCCAAATACGTAATTATAGGACAATGAGGAGGTACTTTAAACGGAGTAAATCCCCTTTGTGTGGGTAGCGTGTTGAGGGATCTAGACAACACCTCAGCTCCAATAACGAATAAGGCTGGTGAAATGGGATCCCCTTGCCATAAATCCCGTGAAGATCTAAAAAGCCGTGCGAACCGCCATTAACAAGCACCGAGAACCACACATTCGATATTAAGCGCTAGATCATGTCTATCCAGGTCTCACGGAATCCGAAATACCGTAGCACCTGTAGGAGAAAGGGCCATGACTTTATCATAAGCCTTCATCATATCTAACTTGATGACCACGTTGCCACCCCGATTTGATTTCCCGATATCGGCTACTAACTCCTAAGCTAACAAGAAATTATCTGTAATCTGTCTCTCTTGGACAAATTCGCTTTGCTGTGGAGATATAATCCGGGTTAATGTCATCGCCAACCTTGCCAATAACAGTTTGGAGATGATTTTGTTAGTAAAGTTGCACAAACTGATTGGCCGAAAATGGTTAAAATCTTGGGGGTTCTCCACTTTGGGCAGCAACATAATTGAGGTAGCCGTGATACTCCTAGGTAGTTCAGCATCGCAGAAAAAGTTGACAACTACCCGGTATATATCCGATGCCACCACCTCCCAAGTAAAGGTAAAGAATTTTCCTGTAAACCCATCCGGGCCTGCTGCGTTCTCTCCATCCATAGCAAAGACTATGTCTTTAACTTCTGTAAAAGATGGAATGTCTGTTAATCATGAGTTTTCCTGGTCCGTTATCAATTTAGATATGATCTCTAGACCGATAAGGGAGGGAAAATCCCTCTCTGCCGTGAAAAACTCCTTAAAGAAACCCACCGCTGCCTCCCCAATTTGGCATTCCCCCTCAATCCACTCTCCAGCGGTACCTCTAACTCGATGAATTACTGCCCTACGCCTCCTTTCTGTAACCAAGGAGTGGAAATATTTGGTGTTCCTATCTCCGTTCGAAAGCCACTTAACCCGCGCCTTTTGTCTCCAAAAACCCTCTTGAACTACAAGCGCTCGGCGCAACCGAGCCCGAGCATGATGTAACTCACTCTGTCGCTGCTCAGTAGGATCCAGGTCGTATGCTATCTCAGCCTCGGTTACCACATGCTCTGCACTACGTGCCCCTTCAAAAATATCTCCGAATGTCGTCCTAGACCATTTTTTGAGGGCATTTTTAACATTTCTCAACTTCGAGGCCAATACTTGCAAAGGAGAGCCATTGACTGGATGAGTCCAACAATCCTTGATAACCCCCAGCAAACTAGGATGAGTGGTCCAGATGTTTAAAAAACGAAACGGCCTGGGTTTGTTGTCTAGTCTCGTATCCACCGATAGCAACAAGGGAGCATGATCCGACGGGTCACGGCCTAAATGTTGCACCATGAATTGGTACGGAAGTTCCAACGCACGCCCACACAGCAGTAAGCGATCCAGACGCTTCCAGATCCGCGCCGTTCCAAAACGATTATTACACCAGGTGTACCTTGACCCAGAGAATCCCGCATCACTGACACCGGCTAGCGCCATAAAATTCAGAAAGTCTGATCCCTCCGACGGTCTAAATGGCAATCCACCCCTCTTTTCCTCTATATTTGTGATCACATTGAAATCCCCCACCAAAAACCAAGGGTTGAAGGCGGGTTTATCCCGCAAAAGTGCATTCCATAAATCCTCTCTGTCCTGCTCCGTACACTTCACGTGTATACAAGACAAAATAATGAAGTCTTGGAAAAGATGAGATTGTATTCTAATAGTTAAATGTTGGGAAGACTCCCCAGTAATCTGACACGTAAACAATGACCGGTAGAAAATCCAAACAGAACCCCAATGATTGAACATGCAACAATCCATCCCCAATTTAATTCTAATATCAGTAATCGACTCCACCCTCAACTTAGGTTCAACAACTACTACCAATTGAAGATCATACAGTTTAATAAGTTTCCTTAACCGTCTTATATTAGG encodes:
- the LOC113760195 gene encoding uncharacterized protein LOC113760195 yields the protein MEEESSLETGHIDTGPVSGILEQEEVVRKERMVARLRGLRAGLPSDRTLRSMCTEQDREDLWNALLRDKPAFNPWFLVGDFNVITNIEEKRGGLPFRPSEGSDFLNFMALAGVSDAGFSGSRYTWCNNRFGTARIWKRLDRLLLCGRALELPYQFMVQHLGRDPSDHAPLLLSVDTRLDNKPRPFRFLNIWTTHPSLLGVIKDCWTHPVNGSPLQVLASKLRNVKNALKKWSRTTFGDIFEGARSAEHVVTEAEIAYDLDPTEQRQSELHHARARLRRALVVQEGFWRQKARVKWLSNGDRNTKYFHSLVTERRRRAVIHRVRGTAGEWIEGECQIGEAAVGFFKEFFTAERDFPSLIGLEIISKLITDQENS